Proteins encoded by one window of Manis pentadactyla isolate mManPen7 chromosome X, mManPen7.hap1, whole genome shotgun sequence:
- the IL13RA2 gene encoding interleukin-13 receptor subunit alpha-2 isoform X4: MNVGSGNFRVLNLGEMAFNHLDTRCLYILLLCTAFGSTLSSNAEIKVNPPQEFEIVDPGYLGYLCLQWQPPLSLDNFKECTVEYVLKYRNIGNENWKTIITRNLHYKDGFDLNKGIEAKIHTLLPVQCTNGSEVQSVWSEATYWISPQGNLETKIQDMDCVYYNWQYLFCSWKPGMGVHFDTNYNLFYWYEGLEHALQCADYVMVNGKNTGCRFPYLKSSDYKDFYICVNGSSESQSIRSSYFIFQLQNIVKPLPPNFLSFTVKNSEEINLRWSMPEGPIPANCLIYEIEFTEDDTTWVTTAVENEVYITRTSNESQQLCFLVRSKVNIYCADDGIWSEWSNKQCWKDFSYKKRSLFSSRDTLLSQ, from the exons ATGAATGTTGGG agTGGAAATTTCAGGGTATTAAATCTTGGAGAAATGGCTTTCAATCATTTGGATACCAGATgcctatatattcttcttctttgCACAGCATTTGGCTCTACTTTGTCTTCAAATGCTGAGATAAAAG tTAATCCTCCTCAGGAATTTGAGATAGTGGATCCTGGATATTTAGGTTATCTCTGTTTGCAATGGCAACCTCCACTGTCTCTGGATAATTTTAAGGAATGCACAGTagaatatgtattaaaatatcGAAACATTGGTAATGAAAACTGGAAG ACCATCATTACTAGGAATCTACATTACAAAGATGGGTTTGACCTTAACAAAGGCATTGAAGCAAAGATACACACACTTTTGCCAGTGCAGTGCACAAACGGATCAGAAGTTCAAAGTGTATGGTCAGAAGCTACTTACTGGATATCACCACAAG GAAATCTGGAAACTAAAATTCAGGATATGGATTGTGTATATTACAACTGGCAATATTTATTCTGTTCTTGGAAACCTGGCATGGGTGTTCATTTTGATACCAATTACAACTTGTTTTACTG GTATGAGGGCTTGGAACATGCATTACAGTGTGCTGATTACGTCATGGTTAATGGAAAAAATACTGGCTGTAGGTTTCCCTATTTGAAGTCATCAGACTATAAAGATTTCTACATCTGTGTTAATGGATCATCAGAATCGCAGTCTATCAGATCCAGCTATTTCATTTTTCAGCTTCAAAATATAG ttaAACCTTTGCCACCAAACTTCCTTAGTTTTACTGTGAAGAACTCAGAGGAAATTAACCTGAGATGGAGCATGCCTGAGGGACCCATTCCAGCAAACTGTTTGATTTATGAAATTGAGTTCACAGAAGATGATACTACCTGGGTG ACTACCGCAGTTGAAAATGAGGTATACATCACAAGAACATCAAATGAAAGCCAGCAATTATGCTTTTTAGTAAGAAGCAAAGTGAATATTTATTGCGCAGATGATGgaatttggagtgagtggagtaatAAACAATGTTGGAAAG